The following proteins are encoded in a genomic region of Streptomyces sp. NBC_01723:
- a CDS encoding prepilin peptidase, which yields MDLDLLVVLVAALWGAATGALLPRAAYRFSAPSGEAWRERCPQEHPVRGWLGRARCGQCPADEPSYGHRAVSLALVTALVCAALAAATGTRPELAVWLLLAPPGVLLAVVDLRVRRLPDPLTLPLAGAAVALLGLAALVPEHAGEWTTALLGALALGAGYLVLFLINPAGMGFGDVKLALTAGAVLGWYGWPTLMLGTFAGFLLGAFYGGALLVARRAGRKTAIPFGPFLIAGAFLGVLAGAYAA from the coding sequence ATGGACCTCGACCTCCTGGTCGTCCTCGTCGCCGCGCTCTGGGGCGCGGCGACGGGCGCGCTGCTGCCCCGGGCCGCCTACCGCTTCTCCGCCCCGTCGGGGGAGGCATGGCGGGAGCGGTGTCCGCAGGAGCATCCGGTGCGCGGCTGGCTGGGGCGGGCCCGGTGCGGGCAGTGCCCGGCCGACGAGCCGTCCTACGGCCACCGCGCGGTGTCCCTCGCCCTCGTCACCGCGCTCGTCTGCGCCGCCCTCGCCGCCGCCACCGGCACCCGGCCCGAGCTGGCCGTCTGGCTGCTGCTCGCGCCGCCCGGCGTGCTGCTGGCCGTCGTCGACCTCCGGGTACGGCGGCTGCCCGACCCCCTCACCCTGCCGCTGGCCGGCGCCGCCGTCGCCCTCCTGGGCCTCGCCGCGCTGGTGCCCGAGCACGCGGGGGAGTGGACGACCGCCCTGCTGGGCGCCCTCGCCCTCGGCGCCGGCTACCTCGTCCTGTTCCTCATCAACCCGGCCGGCATGGGCTTCGGCGACGTGAAGCTGGCCCTCACCGCGGGAGCCGTCCTCGGCTGGTACGGCTGGCCCACCCTGATGCTGGGCACCTTCGCCGGGTTCCTGCTCGGCGCGTTCTACGGCGGCGCCCTCCTCGTCGCACGCCGCGCGGGCCGCAAGACGGCCATCCCGTTCGGTCCGTTCCTGATCGCGGGCGCCTTCCTCGGCGTACTGGCCGGGGCCTACGCGGCCTGA
- a CDS encoding ATP-binding protein — translation MPETDPVDPATPWEYTLYIPNDPRAVTVCRRTLRLILTMHGLIRLVDTAELLATELVSNAVRHTKGPAALRVRWAAGVLRIGAWDADPGPPEPPGKLDALTEAEEGRGLALVRACADLWGWQPLARGGNRGKYVWCDLVAA, via the coding sequence ATGCCCGAAACCGATCCTGTCGACCCGGCCACCCCCTGGGAGTACACCCTGTACATCCCGAACGACCCACGCGCCGTCACCGTCTGCCGCCGCACCCTCCGTCTGATCCTCACCATGCACGGCCTCATCCGACTCGTGGACACCGCCGAACTGCTGGCCACGGAGCTGGTCTCCAACGCCGTACGGCACACCAAGGGGCCCGCCGCGCTGCGCGTGCGCTGGGCGGCCGGCGTGCTCCGGATCGGGGCGTGGGACGCCGATCCGGGACCGCCGGAGCCGCCCGGGAAGCTGGACGCGCTCACGGAGGCGGAGGAGGGGCGCGGGCTCGCGCTGGTGCGGGCGTGCGCGGACCTGTGGGGGTGGCAGCCGCTGGCCAGGGGCGGGAACCGGGGCAAGTACGTGTGGTGTGACCTCGTCGCGGCGTAG
- a CDS encoding geranylgeranyl reductase family protein, whose amino-acid sequence MSSARRHADFELWGDPAVTEPLSENTADVIVVGAGPAGSTAAYHLAKAGLDVLLLEKTAFPREKVCGDGLTPRAVKQLVAMGIDISEEAGWLRNKGLRIIGGGSRLQLDWPDLASFPDYGLVRKRDDFDEQLARQAQKAGARLYERCNVGAPVVDDRTGRITGVHAKLGEEKREVTFHAPLVVAADGNSTRLSLAMGLHRREDRPMGVAVRTYFTSPRHDDDYLESWLELWDRRGPQDRLLPGYGWIFGMGDGTSNVGLGVLNTSASFKDLDWREILKAWCASMPEDWGYTPDNMTGPIRGAALPMAFNRQPHYTKGLLLVGDAGGLVNPFNGEGIAYAMESAQIAADVIVQAHARATPAQREIALQRYPRVLKDTYGGYYTLGRAFVKLIGNPKVMQIAAQRGLTHPVLMKFTLKMLANLTDPTGGDAMDRIINGLSKVAPKA is encoded by the coding sequence ATGTCCAGTGCCCGTCGGCACGCAGATTTCGAACTCTGGGGAGATCCCGCCGTGACCGAGCCCCTCTCCGAAAACACCGCCGATGTGATCGTCGTGGGCGCGGGGCCAGCCGGCTCCACGGCCGCGTACCACCTGGCCAAGGCTGGGCTCGACGTCCTCCTGCTGGAGAAGACCGCCTTCCCCCGGGAGAAGGTCTGCGGCGACGGACTGACCCCGCGCGCGGTCAAGCAGCTCGTCGCCATGGGCATCGACATCTCCGAGGAGGCCGGCTGGCTGCGCAACAAGGGCCTGCGCATCATCGGCGGCGGCTCCCGCCTCCAGCTGGACTGGCCGGATCTGGCCTCCTTCCCGGACTACGGACTCGTCCGCAAGCGCGACGACTTCGACGAGCAGCTCGCCCGGCAGGCCCAGAAGGCCGGCGCCCGCCTGTACGAGCGCTGCAACGTCGGCGCCCCCGTCGTCGACGACCGCACCGGCCGCATCACCGGCGTGCACGCCAAGCTGGGCGAGGAGAAGCGCGAGGTCACCTTCCACGCGCCGCTGGTCGTGGCCGCCGACGGCAACTCGACGCGGCTGTCCCTGGCGATGGGCCTGCACCGCCGCGAGGACCGCCCCATGGGCGTCGCGGTCCGCACGTACTTCACCTCGCCCCGCCACGACGACGACTACCTGGAGTCCTGGCTGGAACTGTGGGACCGCCGCGGTCCCCAGGACCGCCTGCTGCCCGGCTACGGCTGGATCTTCGGCATGGGCGACGGCACCTCCAACGTCGGCCTGGGCGTCCTGAACACCTCCGCCTCCTTCAAGGACCTCGACTGGCGCGAGATCCTCAAGGCCTGGTGCGCGTCCATGCCCGAGGACTGGGGCTACACCCCGGACAACATGACCGGCCCGATCCGCGGCGCCGCCCTGCCCATGGCCTTCAACCGCCAGCCCCACTACACCAAGGGCCTGCTCCTGGTCGGCGACGCCGGCGGCCTGGTGAACCCCTTCAACGGCGAGGGCATCGCCTACGCCATGGAGTCCGCCCAGATCGCCGCCGACGTCATCGTGCAGGCGCACGCGCGGGCCACGCCGGCCCAGCGGGAGATCGCCCTCCAGCGCTACCCGCGCGTCCTGAAGGACACCTACGGCGGCTACTACACGCTGGGCCGCGCCTTCGTGAAGCTCATCGGCAACCCGAAGGTCATGCAGATCGCGGCCCAGCGCGGCCTCACCCACCCCGTCCTGATGAAGTTCACCCTCAAGATGCTCGCCAACCTGACGGACCCGACGGGCGGCGACGCGATGGACCGCATCATCAACGGACTGAGCAAGGTCGCGCCCAAGGCGTGA
- the mqnC gene encoding cyclic dehypoxanthinyl futalosine synthase translates to MTEKADLQPILDRAAAGGRITPEEALDLYRDAPLHALGAAADAVRRRRYAGTEHIATYIIERNINYTNVCVTACKFCAFYAAPKDTKKGWSRDLDDILRRCAETVELGGTQIMFQGGHHPDYGVEYYEKHFAAIKAEFPQLVIHSLGASEVEHMARISKVSVEEAIQRIHTAGLDSFAGAGAELLPERPRKAIAPLKESGERWLEIMEIAHGLGVESTSTMLMGTGETNAERIEHLRMIRDVQDRTGGFRAFIPYTYQPENNHLKGRTQATLFEYLRMIAIARLFMDNVAHIQGSWLTTGKEVGQLSLHYGADDLGSIMLEENVVSSAGAKHRSNRLEIIDLIRKAGRVPAQRATTYEHLVVHDDPANDPVDERVVSHISSTAIEGGTAHPELKLLAPN, encoded by the coding sequence GTGACCGAGAAGGCCGACCTTCAGCCCATCCTCGACCGCGCCGCCGCCGGTGGGCGGATCACCCCCGAAGAGGCGCTCGACCTCTACCGCGACGCCCCGCTGCACGCGCTGGGCGCCGCCGCCGACGCCGTACGCAGGCGCAGGTACGCCGGTACCGAGCACATCGCCACGTACATCATCGAGCGCAACATCAACTACACGAACGTGTGCGTCACGGCGTGCAAGTTCTGCGCCTTCTACGCGGCCCCCAAGGACACCAAGAAGGGCTGGAGCCGCGACCTCGACGACATCCTGCGCCGCTGCGCGGAGACCGTCGAGCTGGGCGGCACGCAGATCATGTTCCAGGGCGGCCACCACCCGGACTACGGCGTGGAGTACTACGAGAAGCACTTCGCGGCCATCAAGGCGGAGTTCCCGCAGCTCGTCATCCACAGCCTGGGGGCGAGCGAGGTCGAGCACATGGCGCGGATCTCGAAGGTCTCCGTGGAGGAGGCGATCCAGCGCATCCACACCGCCGGGCTCGACTCCTTCGCCGGCGCCGGTGCCGAACTGCTCCCCGAGCGCCCCCGCAAGGCGATCGCGCCCCTCAAGGAGTCCGGCGAGCGCTGGCTGGAGATCATGGAGATCGCGCACGGCCTCGGCGTGGAGTCGACGTCCACGATGCTGATGGGCACCGGCGAGACCAACGCCGAGCGCATCGAGCACCTGCGCATGATCCGGGACGTCCAGGACCGCACCGGAGGCTTCCGCGCCTTCATCCCGTACACCTACCAGCCCGAGAACAACCACCTGAAGGGCCGCACCCAGGCCACGCTCTTCGAGTACCTGCGGATGATCGCCATCGCCCGCCTCTTCATGGACAACGTCGCCCACATCCAGGGCTCGTGGCTGACCACCGGCAAGGAGGTCGGCCAGCTCTCCCTGCACTACGGCGCCGACGATCTCGGGTCGATCATGCTGGAGGAGAACGTGGTGTCGTCGGCCGGCGCCAAGCACCGCTCCAACCGGCTGGAGATCATCGACTTGATCCGCAAGGCGGGCCGCGTCCCCGCGCAGCGCGCCACGACCTACGAGCACCTGGTCGTGCACGACGACCCGGCCAACGACCCCGTCGACGAGCGCGTGGTCTCCCACATCTCGTCCACGGCGATCGAGGGCGGCACCGCCCACCCCGAACTGAAGCTGCTCGCGCCCAACTGA
- a CDS encoding BTAD domain-containing putative transcriptional regulator has protein sequence MPRRRTSSSSSSSTAPSAAPAAPRNRTPQPVRVRRRSFGDFVKAFLAFAVLLALVVGVPLALAVTVGWPLPDGAPGLDWLQREITVQTFLRILTVIVWLAWAQFTACVLVEVKAALSGVGVPGRVPGSGPSQLLARQLVAALLLVGATAASLTPGLSQLGQSLEGNQKPAVAAAQQTPGLFAQQQEQAASTANALAEQAGQAGQAAARADGGAASAASGDTKYYRIQPPEGRHHDSLWEVADRHLGDGRRYKEIFELNKDRVQPDGSKLSEASLIRPGWIMEMPGDARGGELVEMPDEAPNVSEQVQQQISDYARTGGDHAQGGGGAQGGGDAHVSLPEQRPAPTPATPVTPATPAPGPATGGQHATPAAEESGRSFGLPEALLAAPLLAAGLLGALGRRRRQALWHSALGAVGGRRGMEPPTPTGDAQDAQDALLVGADPDGVRLLDRSLRGLAASLAAESRPLPVVYAAWMGGNGDLHLQLAQPAGKPPTPWQVGQDQTFWMLARADAERYEDAETAAPYPGLVSLGTMDDSRLLLNLEAVPGLVSLSGAEADRAAVFASVAAELATNGWSDRMTITLVGFGDDLTPLAPNRIRHLDGFEDLFETMSAETRQRRGALGAAGHDSVLTGRTGPAQHTRWAPHLVLLAAQPSDEDALRLAELAADAGRLGIGYLVGTEGTDLPGAAWEMEITGDGKLLAPLLGLELEAQLLPAAQQRAVVELFTDADPERGPGGPGNTPPFLVDISEQGRPAVYARLVGSYEIIGLDAPDGDRSAQLHEALALLLLHREGVHPRVLASALWPRGVTEDVRDALLERLRAWLGTDPDGTPRLGTDATGRLTLAKSVVSDLDVLRSLYYEATQGRGVDSRQVRGRLLTDALVLVRGPLLADRPEGRYRWLTHEIIDAQLPLLVADTGLALSEFHLERGRAEKAIEALNAALRTAPADERLWHELLRATHATEDADRLRALAADLIGRSGARGLPPRTEALLDELLPTWRDGVAAAG, from the coding sequence ATGCCGCGACGCCGCACCTCAAGCTCCTCCAGCAGCTCGACGGCTCCCTCGGCTGCCCCGGCGGCGCCGAGGAACCGCACGCCTCAGCCGGTGCGGGTGCGGCGGCGGTCGTTCGGGGACTTCGTCAAGGCGTTCCTCGCCTTCGCCGTGCTGCTCGCGCTGGTCGTCGGGGTGCCGCTCGCGCTGGCCGTGACGGTCGGCTGGCCGCTGCCCGACGGGGCGCCCGGCCTCGACTGGCTCCAGCGCGAGATCACCGTGCAGACCTTCCTGCGCATCCTCACCGTCATCGTCTGGCTCGCCTGGGCCCAGTTCACCGCCTGCGTGCTCGTCGAGGTCAAGGCCGCGCTGTCCGGCGTAGGGGTGCCGGGGCGGGTGCCGGGATCCGGGCCCAGCCAGCTGCTGGCCCGGCAGCTCGTTGCCGCCCTGCTCCTCGTCGGCGCCACCGCGGCGAGCCTCACACCGGGCCTGTCGCAGCTCGGCCAGAGCCTGGAGGGGAACCAGAAGCCGGCGGTCGCCGCCGCCCAGCAGACGCCTGGACTCTTCGCCCAGCAGCAGGAGCAGGCCGCCTCCACCGCGAACGCCCTCGCCGAGCAGGCCGGACAGGCGGGCCAGGCCGCGGCCCGTGCCGACGGCGGGGCAGCGTCGGCCGCGAGCGGCGACACGAAGTACTACCGGATCCAGCCGCCCGAGGGGCGTCACCACGACTCCCTCTGGGAGGTCGCCGACCGGCACCTCGGCGACGGACGCCGGTACAAGGAGATCTTCGAGCTCAACAAGGACCGCGTGCAGCCCGACGGGTCCAAGCTGTCCGAGGCGTCCCTCATCCGGCCCGGCTGGATCATGGAGATGCCCGGCGACGCCCGCGGCGGCGAGCTGGTCGAGATGCCCGACGAGGCGCCGAACGTCTCGGAGCAGGTGCAGCAGCAAATCAGCGACTACGCGCGGACGGGCGGCGACCACGCCCAGGGAGGTGGCGGAGCCCAGGGAGGCGGGGACGCCCACGTCTCGCTCCCCGAGCAGCGGCCCGCGCCCACCCCCGCGACGCCCGTCACCCCGGCGACCCCGGCACCCGGCCCCGCCACCGGCGGGCAGCACGCCACCCCCGCCGCCGAGGAGTCCGGGCGCTCCTTCGGGCTCCCCGAGGCCCTGCTCGCCGCCCCGCTGCTCGCCGCCGGTCTGCTCGGCGCCCTCGGCCGCCGGCGCCGGCAGGCGCTGTGGCACTCGGCGCTCGGAGCCGTCGGCGGACGGCGCGGCATGGAGCCGCCCACCCCGACCGGCGACGCCCAGGACGCGCAGGACGCGCTGCTGGTCGGCGCCGACCCCGACGGCGTACGCCTGCTGGACCGTTCGCTGCGCGGGCTCGCCGCCTCCCTCGCCGCCGAGTCGCGCCCCCTGCCCGTCGTCTACGCGGCCTGGATGGGCGGCAACGGCGACCTCCACCTGCAACTGGCCCAGCCGGCCGGGAAGCCGCCGACGCCCTGGCAGGTCGGGCAGGACCAGACCTTCTGGATGCTGGCCCGCGCCGACGCCGAGCGGTACGAGGACGCCGAGACGGCGGCCCCGTACCCGGGTCTCGTCAGCCTCGGCACCATGGACGACTCCCGGCTGCTGCTCAACCTGGAGGCCGTGCCCGGCCTCGTCTCGCTGAGCGGTGCCGAGGCCGACCGAGCCGCCGTGTTCGCGTCGGTCGCCGCCGAACTGGCCACCAACGGATGGTCGGACCGTATGACCATCACCCTGGTCGGGTTCGGGGACGACCTCACCCCGCTCGCGCCCAACCGGATACGGCACCTCGACGGCTTCGAGGACCTCTTCGAGACCATGTCCGCCGAGACCCGGCAGCGGCGCGGCGCGCTCGGCGCCGCCGGGCACGACTCCGTACTCACCGGCCGTACCGGGCCCGCCCAGCACACGCGTTGGGCACCGCACCTCGTCCTGCTCGCCGCGCAGCCGTCCGACGAGGACGCCCTGCGGCTCGCCGAACTCGCCGCCGACGCCGGCCGTCTCGGCATCGGCTACCTCGTCGGCACCGAGGGCACCGACCTGCCCGGCGCCGCCTGGGAGATGGAGATCACCGGGGACGGGAAGCTGCTCGCCCCGCTCCTCGGGCTCGAGCTGGAGGCCCAGTTGCTGCCGGCCGCGCAGCAGCGGGCCGTGGTCGAGCTGTTCACCGACGCCGACCCCGAGCGCGGGCCCGGCGGACCGGGCAACACGCCGCCGTTCCTCGTCGACATCAGCGAGCAGGGGCGGCCCGCGGTGTACGCGCGCCTCGTCGGGTCGTACGAGATCATCGGCCTGGACGCCCCCGACGGCGACCGCAGCGCCCAGCTCCACGAGGCGCTTGCGCTGCTCCTGCTGCACCGCGAGGGCGTCCACCCGCGCGTGCTGGCCTCCGCGCTCTGGCCGCGCGGTGTGACGGAGGACGTGCGCGACGCGCTCCTCGAGCGGTTGCGGGCCTGGCTGGGCACCGACCCCGACGGCACGCCGCGGCTCGGCACCGACGCCACCGGGCGGCTCACCCTCGCCAAGTCCGTCGTCTCCGACCTCGACGTCCTGCGCTCCCTCTACTACGAGGCCACGCAGGGCCGCGGTGTCGACAGCCGCCAGGTGCGCGGCCGGCTGCTCACCGACGCGCTGGTGCTGGTGCGCGGGCCGCTGCTCGCCGACCGTCCCGAGGGCCGTTACCGCTGGCTGACCCACGAGATCATCGACGCCCAGCTGCCGCTGCTGGTCGCGGACACCGGGCTCGCGCTCTCCGAGTTCCACCTGGAGCGGGGCCGCGCGGAGAAGGCCATCGAGGCGCTGAACGCCGCGCTGCGCACCGCCCCGGCCGACGAGCGCCTGTGGCACGAGCTGCTCCGCGCCACGCACGCCACCGAGGACGCCGACCGCCTGCGCGCCCTCGCCGCCGACCTCATCGGCCGCAGCGGGGCGCGCGGTCTGCCGCCGCGCACCGAGGCGCTGCTCGACGAACTGCTGCCGACCTGGCGCGACGGCGTCGCGGCAGCGGGCTGA
- a CDS encoding imidazolonepropionase-like domain-containing protein — MLTIHVAEATPEAAVLVDGAHIAAVGPYEELAAAHPDARLRRWPGILTPGLLNPYGPELLEQAYHPDPREADRLGTEPLFGERARALLDSSSSARGASARRGVQRMLAHGTVAVAGELRERAALDAVRRPGLALAGRPATLPGPAAFSPVPLVLLPGLGAGKPARFAVFDVPDRAALVREGASTCVATVVGGRLVYRRA; from the coding sequence GTGCTGACGATCCACGTCGCCGAGGCCACGCCCGAGGCGGCCGTTCTCGTCGACGGCGCGCACATCGCCGCCGTCGGCCCGTACGAGGAACTGGCCGCCGCACACCCGGACGCGCGGCTGCGGCGCTGGCCCGGCATCCTGACGCCCGGCCTGCTCAACCCGTACGGTCCGGAGCTGCTGGAGCAGGCCTACCACCCCGACCCGCGCGAGGCGGACCGGCTCGGCACCGAGCCGCTGTTCGGGGAGCGCGCGCGGGCCCTGCTCGACAGCTCCTCCTCCGCGCGGGGCGCCAGCGCACGCCGCGGTGTGCAGCGCATGCTGGCGCACGGCACGGTGGCGGTCGCCGGTGAACTGCGCGAGCGCGCGGCCCTGGACGCGGTGCGCAGGCCGGGACTCGCCTTGGCGGGGCGGCCGGCCACGCTGCCCGGGCCCGCCGCCTTCTCCCCGGTGCCCCTGGTGCTGCTGCCGGGTCTCGGCGCCGGGAAGCCCGCGCGGTTCGCAGTGTTCGACGTGCCCGACCGGGCCGCGCTCGTGCGGGAGGGCGCCTCGACGTGCGTGGCCACCGTCGTGGGCGGCCGTCTGGTGTACCGGCGCGCGTAG
- a CDS encoding demethylmenaquinone methyltransferase: MTRASLNKQPHEVASMFDHVARRYDLTNAVLSLGQDRAWRKEVADAVDARPAQKVLDLAAGTATSSLPFARTGAYVVPCDFSLGMLQVGKERHSWLPFTAGDATRLPFADDVFDAVTISFGLRNVQDTDAALREMYRVTRPGGRVVICEFSHPTWTPFRTVYTEYLMRALPPVARAVSSNPDAYVYLAESIRAWPDQPALARRLGEAGWSKVAWRNLTGGVVALHRGFKAS, from the coding sequence GTGACCCGAGCCAGCCTGAACAAGCAGCCGCACGAAGTCGCCTCGATGTTCGACCACGTCGCGCGACGGTACGACCTGACGAACGCCGTGCTGTCGCTCGGCCAGGACCGGGCGTGGCGCAAGGAGGTCGCCGACGCCGTCGACGCCCGCCCCGCGCAGAAGGTCCTGGACCTCGCGGCCGGTACGGCGACCTCGTCACTGCCCTTCGCCCGCACCGGCGCGTACGTCGTCCCCTGCGACTTCTCCCTCGGCATGCTCCAGGTGGGCAAGGAGCGGCACTCGTGGCTGCCGTTCACCGCGGGCGACGCGACGCGGCTGCCGTTCGCCGACGACGTCTTCGACGCCGTCACCATCTCCTTCGGGCTGCGCAACGTGCAGGACACGGACGCGGCGCTGCGCGAGATGTACCGGGTGACGCGGCCCGGCGGGCGGGTGGTCATCTGCGAGTTCTCGCACCCGACCTGGACGCCGTTCCGGACCGTCTACACCGAGTACCTGATGCGCGCCCTGCCGCCGGTGGCCCGCGCGGTGTCGTCCAACCCGGACGCGTACGTCTACCTCGCCGAGTCGATCCGCGCCTGGCCCGACCAGCCGGCGCTCGCCCGGCGGCTGGGCGAGGCGGGCTGGTCGAAGGTGGCGTGGCGGAACCTGACCGGCGGCGTGGTGGCGCTGCACCGGGGCTTCAAGGCGAGCTGA
- a CDS encoding GNAT family N-acetyltransferase, with product MNRAVPVVRLRVPTDEDAVAWHRIFADPDVMEFHGGRAAELSVYEELTARQRRHDAEHGFCLWSMVDESEQVIGFTGAQPWPGDWGPKGEIEIGWRLGRAHWGKGYVTEAARQTLERVRGAGVAEVVAMVNARNARSIAVTERLGMRLAEVFTIPGSDRQGHCYRLALHGA from the coding sequence GTGAACCGAGCTGTGCCCGTTGTACGGTTGCGCGTCCCCACCGACGAGGACGCCGTCGCCTGGCACCGGATCTTCGCCGATCCGGACGTCATGGAGTTCCACGGCGGCCGCGCGGCGGAACTGTCCGTCTACGAGGAGCTGACCGCGCGCCAGCGCCGGCACGACGCCGAGCACGGCTTCTGCCTGTGGTCCATGGTGGACGAGTCCGAGCAGGTCATAGGCTTCACCGGCGCCCAGCCGTGGCCGGGCGACTGGGGCCCCAAGGGCGAGATCGAGATCGGCTGGCGGCTCGGGCGGGCGCACTGGGGCAAGGGGTACGTCACGGAGGCGGCCCGGCAGACGCTGGAGCGGGTGCGCGGGGCGGGCGTGGCGGAGGTGGTCGCGATGGTCAACGCGCGCAACGCCCGGTCCATCGCGGTCACGGAACGGCTGGGCATGCGGCTCGCCGAGGTCTTCACCATCCCCGGCTCCGACAGGCAGGGCCACTGCTACCGCCTCGCCCTCCACGGGGCGTGA
- the def gene encoding peptide deformylase, with the protein MPSVFVQGRPAAAYPPLAPEARRGSVRRVTEVGEEVLHKPCRDVTEFGPDLAALIDDMFRTMYVAEGAGLAANQVGVALRLFVYDCPDDDGVRHVGHIVNPVLEPLDPADRRLLDEGEGCLSVPGAVMAVPRPDRAVVRGLDKDGEPLLVEGTGYFARCLAHETDHVNGQVYLDRLSARERKAALRQSADRRAEVFARRDTNARALDEGPEG; encoded by the coding sequence ATGCCGAGTGTGTTCGTACAGGGGCGGCCCGCCGCCGCGTATCCGCCGCTCGCGCCCGAGGCCCGGCGCGGGTCGGTGCGGCGCGTGACCGAGGTCGGTGAGGAGGTGCTGCACAAACCCTGCCGGGACGTCACCGAGTTCGGTCCCGACCTGGCCGCGCTCATCGACGACATGTTCCGCACGATGTACGTCGCCGAAGGGGCGGGACTGGCGGCCAATCAGGTCGGGGTCGCGCTGCGGCTGTTCGTCTACGACTGCCCGGACGACGACGGTGTCCGACATGTCGGACACATCGTGAACCCGGTCCTCGAGCCCCTGGACCCGGCCGACCGGCGGCTGCTCGACGAGGGCGAGGGATGCCTGTCGGTGCCGGGCGCCGTCATGGCCGTACCGCGGCCCGACCGGGCCGTCGTGCGGGGTCTCGACAAGGACGGGGAGCCGCTGCTCGTCGAGGGCACCGGCTACTTCGCGCGCTGCCTCGCCCACGAGACCGACCACGTGAACGGGCAGGTGTACCTGGACCGGCTCTCCGCGCGGGAGCGGAAGGCCGCGCTGCGGCAGTCGGCGGACCGGCGCGCGGAGGTCTTCGCGCGCCGGGACACCAACGCCCGCGCCCTCGACGAGGGACCCGAGGGCTGA
- a CDS encoding PASTA domain-containing protein: protein MRLVPEKPDVHVPRLVGLMAVDARETARAWGLSLYASDRPDVRLAVVDHVVRQFPQPGARVPRESTVYVWFDFGEGEGGGGSREPRVPRPPLGGLRRELAEPDVEPGEPGGTPPRPAPYCAALSSP from the coding sequence GTGCGCCTGGTACCCGAGAAACCCGATGTCCACGTACCGCGCCTGGTCGGCCTGATGGCCGTGGACGCGCGGGAGACGGCACGCGCGTGGGGCCTGTCCCTGTACGCGTCGGACCGGCCCGATGTGCGACTCGCCGTCGTCGACCACGTCGTACGACAGTTTCCGCAGCCCGGGGCGCGGGTGCCGCGGGAGTCGACGGTGTACGTGTGGTTCGACTTCGGGGAGGGCGAGGGCGGCGGGGGCAGCCGCGAGCCACGGGTGCCGCGGCCGCCGCTGGGCGGGCTCCGGCGGGAGCTGGCCGAACCGGACGTCGAACCGGGCGAACCGGGCGGGACGCCGCCCCGCCCCGCGCCCTACTGCGCGGCCCTCAGCTCGCCTTGA